TGGCTGGCGTCGCGGATCTCGTTTCAGGATGCCATGTTGACGAACCGAGACAGTCTGATTCGACTCACAGAAGTCCGCGACGGTGTAGGCATTGACCGCGACCTGGGCTCTGCCAAGCCAAAGATCAAATACGACTTTGAGACTGTGCCCGCAGGAGCGGAGTTCGGCATCACCATCGTGGTGGAAAACGCCGAGGAATGGGAAGTGGGGCTGTTGCTCCTGGCGCTGGAAGCCATGCGGAAGGGCGAACTGCCTGTGGGCGGCAAGACTACCCGCGGTCCCGGCTGGGGCGAACTGGTAGAACTCACCATTCGGAAAATCGGCAGAGAGAACCTGTTGGACTACCTGACGGGCGCCGGTCAGCCTCCTGCCGTTTCGCATTCGGAGCTTCTGCAGGGACTTGTAGCAGCCCTGAAGGAAGGAGGGAGCCATGCATAAGCGCCGCTGGAATGCGCTGAAGCTGGATCTTCGGATCGAGCCTCGCGCTCCGCTTCTCATCAAGTCGGGACTGGCTTCGCCCAATCCTTCGCTCCCTGATATGCAGTTCGTGCGCACGATGACGCCCGAGGGCGAGACCGTCTTCATCCCCGGCTCTTCGCTCAAAGGGACGTTTCGGAGCTTTACAGAGAAGGTGCTGCGCACGGTGAAGGCCAATGGTGCCTGCGAGCCATTCCCTTCCAGTCCAGACTACTGCGGTCGCCGGCTGGGAGGCGAAGAGGATCCCGCACGGATTTATCAGCAGTCCTGCCGCGCCTGCAAGATTTACGGCAACACCCGCCTGCGGGGGCGGCTCTCCTTCACAGATGCTTTCCCCGAGGGTGCGGTCAAGACCGAAACCCGCTACGGCGTGGCGATCTCGCGGCTGACCAATGCGGTCGTTCCTGGAGCGCTTTACGAGACAGAGGTGCTCGTACAGGGACGGTTCCTCACCTCGCTTGTGCTGGAGAACTTTGAGGTCTGGCAGGTGGGGCTCCTGGCGCTGACGCTTCA
This sequence is a window from Armatimonadota bacterium. Protein-coding genes within it:
- the csx7 gene encoding CRISPR-associated RAMP protein Csx7 — translated: MHSFWHFENRWLITATLRMKTALSVGARASLMPTGSDLPVIKTPEGIPFIPGSSLKGVVRAYVERLLRTMDELKQTHRGERLWACDPLDDAQRCVSGERKKTLWEEAQEDDARFTELLWQHSCTACRLFGSPWLASRISFQDAMLTNRDSLIRLTEVRDGVGIDRDLGSAKPKIKYDFETVPAGAEFGITIVVENAEEWEVGLLLLALEAMRKGELPVGGKTTRGPGWGELVELTIRKIGRENLLDYLTGAGQPPAVSHSELLQGLVAALKEGGSHA
- a CDS encoding RAMP superfamily CRISPR-associated protein yields the protein MHKRRWNALKLDLRIEPRAPLLIKSGLASPNPSLPDMQFVRTMTPEGETVFIPGSSLKGTFRSFTEKVLRTVKANGACEPFPSSPDYCGRRLGGEEDPARIYQQSCRACKIYGNTRLRGRLSFTDAFPEGAVKTETRYGVAISRLTNAVVPGALYETEVLVQGRFLTSLVLENFEVWQVGLLALTLQAINDGLVKLGFGKNRGFGEVSMTVEQAIVEMAKHPDLPRNALWGVGAFVEESERSRYGLQPNDRLEELPEGTEADLAVFLRRTYTQEAWKQIAEKAIASIAQTLEAA